taaatgaagagcactgaatgataaagctgtagcagtccctctaccactacaaacccacacccccacacgcacgtacgcacacagacttaacaccaccaaactccccttgactgtgacgttcccctcagcttgctggtctagagatactgaatgcctgaagcacaccaaggataactgaaaacatctgcatggctttaatgggaatcctccaactgaaacaaagcgctttctccctctgtctgcgttggcacatccccgagtcacgctctcactcctctccttcaaagtcaagattcctaaacgtgaaaagcgggagtggggaaaggcgaagggaagagaaaaagagggagagcatcatcagtggaagacctgccagctgctgctgacgttgccctgttcgggggaccaccccagcagagaggagctggtttgcatgccacggtcctccctgcctgttcccagggacaggccgtttgctcagccttgccggccaaagcgtgggaaaagcgtaggtgtgcgccgtcgcttgcagaggagcacggtcacgttcacgtgcaatcctttaccttcttcctccctggattcaaagggtttctgtcttcaaagtgagagccttccatacggtcatttgtgacatttcatccaggataacaatctcagaaggatcagtcctgcaataaatattttacatagcaatccgtgattatgggaactgatgccaccaagggcattagcatcagcaagaggaacagcggagccccgagaatcaaagctccgcataagtgtgggaggttttgctggatgaggagttttgggaggcaagccagggagctgcagagcaacagctctgtgcaaaggctcttgctggggcttagccccggtccgggttcctaagccactgctggtacagatcacgcctgcaactcctcacgtgtaagtatgaggatctccagctaccgtaaaggcactgatgaggcaaggtttgggggtcaaacgcgagtgctgcagccactctgcttggggtcagagccctgcaatcgcctcctgcagccctgcccccgaatttgattttcccaccaagctgcctgctggtttctgtgggatgccccacaaagaggcaagtggagaaaactctgccaaacaccttcaagctaatcttgccgggggtcctggcgcttggtggggctttacccgtcactgctttgctttgggatatccacgtcactggtcttccccacgttcagctgaactgaacttgcagcagcagcagcttccatggccctcctggactcctgatgtaaaaaagggacaaatcacatTCTCTGTCtctgatcaaagtggagataagctgaatgcccagcacaaacttagcagtctgccctccgcttctgccccttggcagctataggtattagtgcagcaggggagaaaccgttcactccaaagatttcggggcagggggactgtgtgttcaaaacacgattatgagcaagtcttgccagcagcagcagcagcagcagcatctaataataatcatcataatgataatgacctttgtgaaaaacgactcgttttaaaaattacacctgtattcaagcgttcagctcactgctacttgaggaaacaaaggttacaaaagttacaggctattgggatctatttcgattgagtgctgatcttcccccaacatttccagacaagctgtaagagaaacaggcaatctcacagacacacggagatgtccagccccgaggacacagcaagccttacctcttcttctccggcttcatttctggcatcgtccaacttcttcttcctttctggcataaggtcatccagaaagctgagctctcgctttgagaagcagaaatccatcgctttccagacaaatacg
The DNA window shown above is from Accipiter gentilis unplaced genomic scaffold, bAccGen1.1, whole genome shotgun sequence and carries:
- the LOC126037147 gene encoding electroneutral sodium bicarbonate exchanger 1-like; this translates as MMVLALVFVWKAMDFCFSKRELSFLDDLMPERKKKLDDARNEAGEEEESRRAMEAAAAASSVQLNVGKTSDVDIPKQSSDGTDPSEIVILDEMSQMTVWKALTLKTETL